The genomic stretch GGAAATCGTGGGCGTTTGAGGCGTTAAGAGAGCCCTGAGCTTGAAAAATAGCCATTTCCTTAGTCATTGTCTGCATACTGGGTTCACTCCAAATTATGGATAATGTTAAGAACTATTTAAGCCAGTTCGCTACACCACGAAGGTAATCGGAATTCACTCATCTTGGGTATGTCTAGGGGCATAGTTAGCCGTATCTTGATATAGATTCAGACCTAGTATGGGCAGCGCTTCCGTGAATCTACCGAACATATCCCCAACCCCGGAAACATTTTGTGATTTGAATCACGAATTACCGTGGTAGAGTTCACACCTTTTGGGGGGGGAGCATCACCTCCGCCAGCGTCGCCAAATCCGACAATGGGCAGTAACAGAAGCACGTTCAGGTAATGGTTCATGGCCCCCACATTTTCCATTCGTCGGCTGGTAGAGCAAGCCCTTCACAGCGGGTTGCTGACCCCTGACATTGAGCAGGGTATCAACGCTGAACTGTCTCGCCTCGGGTATTTGCCCATTGGTGACTCTGAAGCTTTAGAACTCCTGATGTACGAAATGGACGAAGGACGCATTCGCCTGGTTCCAGGCGGGCTATCCTATGGCGATCCGCTCCAGCCAACGGTCTCCGGCTAGCTAAACCGGCGGTGACCCCGTTGGGCCTTAGGGCACAGCCCGCTGCCCAGCATTCTCGGGTCACCTGAGAGAGAGCCCTGGGTTGACCCCGGTAACTTTACAAAAGCTTTATAAAAGCTGTCCGGATCGGGGCAAAACCCGATCGACAGAACACCCTAGGGCGACCGCTGGCGATCGACCCACAGCCAGCGCACAAACTCGCTGACGGTAAGCTGGTCTAGGTGGCTGTCAGCAGTCGGTAATGAGCTGGGGCCATCGGCTTTGGCCGAAAGGGTGGCCAGCAGAGGAATGACCTCCGTGTCGAGGGCCGGCTGGAGCTGATCGAGGGGCCAAAGCATGTCAGGCACCGCCGGTTGGTCAATCGCCAGGGTGGCGGAGTTGAGCTCTGTTCCCAGGGCAATGATTTGGGTGTCGCTGACCATTGCCAGGGGACGTATCCAACCCACTGGACGGGGGGCCAGTACCTGGATGATTTCTGCATAGAGACGGGTTTGGCGGCATTCTAAAAATACGATTTGGCCCGCAACCAGAGTCGTCATAGTTACTAAAGCAGGAGACAGCGGAGCGCTAGCGATCGCTAGGTCGTTCTCTATGGTAGCTACTGCTGAGATCTTCCCAGCCCTTCCCAGGGGTCATGCTAAAACCAGGGTGAAGTTTTATGATGAGAACGTTGACTTGGGCAGAAGTGTTCTCAGAGCACGGTCTGCCCTGGAGCTTCGCAAAGAGGTATTGCTGTGTCCGTTGAAACCATCGAGCGGCCTACGACATCCACCGTTCGCAAGCCCGCGCCCCGCTATCGGGTGTTGCTTCACAACGACCCCGTAAACTCGATGGAGTATGTGGTGGAGTCGCTGCTGAAGGTGGTACCCAGTCTCACCATGCCCCAGGCGGTCGATATCATGATGCAGGCCCACACCGCTGGGGTAGCTCTAGTGATCACCTGTGCCCTCGAACATGCTGAGTTTTACAGCGAAGGTCTGTGCAGCCTAGGGCTTACCAGCACCATCGAGCCCGATGAGTAATTTCTTTGGGGTTAAGCTCCCCTGGGCCAAGCTAGCCGATTGCCCACCGCTGGTGCGAGTGGTTGTTTTTTTGCTGGTGGTTGTCGTCCTTTGGGCACCCGTTGCTCTACCCCTGTACGCCCTCGCCAGCCGTGGTCTGCTGCCGGGAGGCGATCTGGTGCCTACGGCACTGCTCTACGGCGTGTTTTTGCTGGTGCTGCCCCGCTGGGAGCGGCAGGTGCGAGGCGAAACTCAGCCCTGGGCCCAAATTGGTTTTGCCGGTAGCCGGGCGCTGAGTCGAGGAATGGTGGCGGGCGCTCTCATCGGGGCGGTGAGTCTGGTGCTGCTGGCGGCAGTGCAGGTGGGGCTGGGCTGGGCGGTGCTGGCAGCCGACGGTGCGCGGGGGGTGGAGCTGCTGCAGACGGCTCTAGTCGGAGCCCTGGCGGCTACGGCTGTGGGTTGGTCGGAGGAGGTGCTGTTTCGGGGCTGGCTGCTGCGGGAGCTGGAGCAGGGCTGGTCGCCAGGGGTGGCCCTGGGGGCGACGGGCCTGATTTTCGCCGTAGCCCATTTTATTAAACCTCTAGATGCCATCCTGGCGCTGCTGCCTCAGCTGGTGGGCCTGCTGCTGCTGGGCCTGGTGCTGGGCTGGGCTCGGCGGATCCCGGTAGGACCGGGAAAAACGGGGCTGGGCCATCCGGTGGGGCTCCATGCCGGGCTGGTGTGGGGATATTACCTGCTAGAGGTCGGTAACTTGCTTCAGACGACGGAGGCCGTGCCCGCCTGGGTTACCGGCCTCGACGGCAACCCCCTGGCGGGGCTGCTGGGGCTGACGCTGCTGTCGGGGCTGGGGGTGCTGGTGTTTCGCTGGAGTCGTTCATCCCGCTGAGGCTCTGGCTGCCGCCGCCATCAGCTGAACTTGCACACTGCGGGTCTCCTCGTTCGCCGCCGGGCGGCGCTGGCTGTAGCTGCCGTCGGCGGCCATATCCCAGGCCTGACGGTTGTCCTGTAGGCAGCTCTTGAGCATGGCTGTGAGCTCTTCTTGCAGTGCCGCATCGGTAATTGGCACCATGACCTCGACCCGACGGTCGAGGTTGCGGGGCATCCAGTCGGCGCTGCCCAGCAGCACGACCTCCTGGCCCCCCTGCCGAAAATACAGAATTCGGGAGTGCTCCAAAAACTGCCCCACAATGCTAATCACGCGAATGCGATCGCTTACCTCCGGCACCCCTGGCCTCAGGCAGCAAATGCCCCGCACAATCAAATCGATCTCGACCCCGGCTTGGGACGCCTGGTAGAGAAGCGCAATCAGGCTGGGATCGACGAGAGAATTCATTTTGAGGATGATGCGGCCGTCTTTGCCCTTTTTTTGGCAGGCGATCTCGTGCTCAATTAAGCTTACGAGGCGCTGGCGCAGGGTGAGGGGGGCGACGAGCAGCTGTCGATAGACCTGCTGCCGCGAGTAGCCGGTGAGGTAATTGAATAGATCTGAGATATCGGCCCCAACATCGTCGCGGGCGCTGAGCAAGCCCAAATCGGTATAGAGCCGAGCGGTTTTGGGATTGTAGTTGCCGGTGCCGATGTGGTAGTAGCGGCGAATCTGCGACCCTTCACGCCGCACGATCAGGGTTACTTTGCAGTGGGTTTTGAGGCCCACCAGGCCATAGACTACGTGCACTCCAGACTGCTCTAGCTTGCGGGCCCAGTTGATGTTGTTTTCTTCGTCAAAACGGGCCTTAAGCTCGACTAAAACCGTGACCTGTTTGCCGTTTTCAGCGGCAGAAATCAGAGAATTAACAATCGGGGAATCGCCGGAGGTGCGATACAGCGTCATTTTAATGGCTAGCACCTGGGGGTCGTGGGCCGCCTGGGTAATAAATCGCTGTACCGTGGCCGAAAAGGAGTGGTACGGATGGTGCACCAGCAGTTCCTGGCGGCGCAGCAGTGAGAACAGATCCTCAGCGGTTTCAAGGGCTGTGTCGTCGTCGTCTACCCCGGGTGGGTTAAGGCTGTCGAGGGCGGCGGGGACGGTGGCTGTCCAGCTCGGGGTTTTGAGGTCGGGCAGGGGTAGCGCCATAAAGGTCATTAGATCCCCCAGCCCTAGCAGCCCATCAATGTCGTACACGTCAGTCTCGGCCAGGCCCAGTTCTTCCATGAGCATGGCTCGTACGGGCCCAGGGGTAGCCCGCTGGATCTCCATGCGTACTGCCGAGCCGCCCCGGCGGCGCTTGCGCAGCTCTTGCTCAATGGCCAGCATGAGATCGTCGGCTTCGTCTTCTTCGACCGCCAGATCGGCGTTGCGGGTAATGCGAAAGCTGTAGTGCTCCTGAACCACCATGCCGGGAAACAGAGCGGAGAGGTTGGCGGCAATCACCTGTTCTAGGGGTACCCCACGCCAGCGGCCTGGCCCGTCCTCCCGTTTTTTCCCCTTGGGCTCCGGCAGGGGAATAAACCGGGGCAGTACCCGAGGCACTTTAACTCGGGCAAAGTGGGGCTGCTGGGTGCGGGGATCTTCCACCACCACCGCTAGGTTTAGGCTGAGATTGGAGATGTAGGGAAAGGGGTGTCCTGGATCGACTGCCAGGGGCGTGAGTACCGGAAAGATTTGCTCCTCAAAATAGTCGCGACAGTAGGTCTGCTGGGCCGCTGTCAGATCGTCATAGTCGAGCAGCCAAATGCCCGCCTGAGCCATCTGCTGCCGGAGCTCGGTGGTGAAGGTCTGGTGCTGCTGCTCGACAATCGGGCGCAGGGCCCTGCTGATGGCGTCAAGGTGCTCCTGGGGCGATCGCCCATCGGGCGATCGCCGGGTGACCTGGGCCTCGATCTGCTGCTTGAGGGCGGCCACCCGCACCATGAAATATTCGTCCAAATTAGTGCTGAAGATCGCCAAAAACTTCAGCGCTTCTAGCAGCGGAGTGCGATCGTCTAAGGCCTCGTGGAGCACCCGCCGGTTAAATTCTATCCAGCTCAGCTCGCGGCTGATGTAGTACTGCGGGTCGCTAAAATCGAGGGCGGCTTTAGCACTGCGACGCTCTACGGTGGCCATAGCGTTGAGACTCCCTGCAAACAACTCCTGGTTAGCCCACCCACTGTGCTGCTGTTTGGCTCACCCTGCCCGCATCCGGTTCTTGCATCTAGATCTCGCATCTAGATTAGAGCCACGGGCGCGAGCGACGGGGCAGACGTCAGCGACGGCGATCTGCTATAGATGCCTTTGCGCCTGGGTTACAGCCGCTGGGGCAAATTTGTTAAGGCTAAGTTAATCATACTAACGCGACAAAAAGCCGGGGGAAATCATTCCCCCGGCCTAACGTGGTTCAGGTGTTGCTGGTGGGTCGGCTACTGGCGCTGTCTGAAAGCGGCCAACCAGTCTCGCAGCTGGTCGGCGGCCACGTCGCGCCCCCCCAGGCCGAAGGCGATCGCAATCGCCACCGCGATCGACCCCAGCAGTAGGCCAAAGGCCAGGTTGACAATGTCGGGGGCCACGCCCATCTGCTGGAGGGCCATGGCTCCCACAAATATCAAAATGGCGATGCGAGCGGCCTGGGCCAGCACCTTAGCCTGCCCTGTGCCCATGGCATTGACCAGGCGAAAGGCCAGATTGGCCAGGTAGAGGCCCACCGCAAATACCACTACGCCGCTGAGTACCCGCGCCCCAATCCGCAGGATCGCCCGCACAATATCCGTCAGACCGGCGAAATTCAAAATTTCGGTGGCGGTGACGGCCCCAAACAGCACGATCGCCACCAGGGTGATAATGCCGACAATCTCCGAAGGGGTGCGGCTGGGAGTCTGCACTGTGGCCATGGGGCGACCTTCGGCATCGAGCCCGGGCTGCACCGTGGCCCCTGTGCCCAGGTTTAACTCCGGCAGCCCCAAAATGCCCATGATGCTGTCAAACCCAGCCCCTCGCAGCACACTGGTGACCAGGTCGCCCACAAAGCGCCCCACCACATAGGCGGCGGCTACGACTATCCCAGCCATAATAATCTGGGGAATTGCCGTCAGCACCCGCTCCAGCATGACAATGGCCGGGGCCGAAATGGCGTCAATATTCAGCTCGTTGAGAGCGGCCACCACGGCGGGAATCAGCACCAGCACGTAGGCCAGGGTGCCCGCCAAGCTGGCGAGGGAAACCCCTCCGGTCGAACTGGTCTGTAGGCCCAGCCGACGGCCCAGTTGATCAACCCCGGTGGCCAGCAGCAGATTGGTTACGACCCCGCGCACAATGCGGGCAATCACCCAGCCAATGGCCAGCACAATGCCCGCCGTCACAATGCGAGGAATGGCCTGGAGAAAGGAATTGATCAACCCCTCCACCGGGGCCAGCAGCCCGGGCAGCTGCAGAGCGCTTAAAATCAGCGGAATAAACAGCAGCAGAATAAACCAGTACAGCACATTGCCGATGGTTTCATTCAGCACGATCGGAGAGCGGCCCTCTTCCAGACCCGCCTGCTGGGCCAGGCGATCGTCTAGGTTAAAGCGACCCAGGCCGTTGATCACCAGCGATCGCACCAGAGTTGCGGCCAGCCAGGCCAGGCCCAGCAGCAGCAGCGCACCACCGATGCGCGGCAGGTAGAGAAAGATCTGATCCAGAAAGTTGTTGAGCGGAGTTGAGACCCCCGCTAGATTGAGGGCATTGAGCGACGCCACAATGGCGAACAGAAAAATTACCCAGTACACCAGGGTAGAAATCCATTTCTCAATGGCGATGGGCTGATCCGCCGGTCGCCCCAGGGCCCAGTTGGCGATGCGGTCATCTAGACTGGTGCGCCGCAGCAGATTGCGAACCGCCAGGGCTACCACCGTGGCCACAATCCAGCCCAGCAGCAGCAGGGCGATCGCCCAAATTAAGCTCGGCAAAAATCGCCCCAGCTGCCCGGAAGCCTCTTGCACAAAGCGACTGGGAGACTCCACCGGGTTGGGCAGCGGCGCAGGTTGAGCCCCAGGCTGGGTCACCTGAAGCAGCGTTAAGGAGAAAAAATCTATCATGATCCTTGCAGTTGGGAGCATTCTGAAAGAGCATCGTGCAGGAAGCCGTGGCGCGATCTCGACGGTTGGCGATGAACCACCGATAAATAAACTGCTGTCTAGATCCTGTCATCCCATGAACTAGCGCTTCAGCTTAGAAACGAGACCACCCCAGGGCAGGTACGATAGAAACCTCCCAAAAATACAAGTTTTTGAGGTTTTTGGTACCTTCACCCGGGCTGATTGTCTCAGGAGACCGCCAAGATGTCTACCCGTCAAGTCTTTGAACACAGCATTTCTATCCGGGCCAGTGCCAGCCAGGTAGAGCAGTGTTTGACTCGCCAAGACCTCATGCACCGCTGGCTCAACCCGGCCCTGCGCTGCGAACCCATCGGCGACTGGAGCACCGAGCTGGGGGCCAAGAGCCGGTTTGTCATTCAGGTGCCCCTGTGGCAGCCGACCCTGATAAGTACGGTGGTTGAGCGGGGGCCGGGGCTAATTGTGTGGGCTTTTCAGGGGTTTTTTAGCGGCTGCGATCGCTGGGAATGTCAGCCCCATGCAACCGGCACCCAGCTGCTGAATCGCTTTGAGTTTGAGATTCCTAATCCCTTGGTGCAGGTCGGTTTCAACTGGTTTGCCGCCGACTGGACACAGCGGGATATGGCCGCCCAGCTGCGCCGTCTCAAGCAGGTAGCTGAAACCTTCACAAACCGATGCTGACCTTCAGCCCATACAAAAGCCGCAGAGATTGCAATCTCTGCGGCCAGAAAAGCGTAGCCGGTTTTGCCAGAGCCTAGCTAGAGGTCGTCTGAGCCGCTAGCATTTGCTTCAGTTTTTCTAGCTCGCCAGCCCAGCGCGGATCGGGCTGAACGGAGGTGCTGGTAGTGGCTGTCGCCGGCTGGGACGACTTTCGACCGCCGCCTTTAGCCGACCGCTTGCCGTTGGGCTCGCCGCTGCCAACTCGGGCGTCTCCTTCCCCCTCTGGCTTGGTGCGGGGCAGTGCCTTCTCAATTTTGATAGGCAGATCCGCCAGCTCCTGACCATTGAGCTTCTCTACAATTTCGTCGGCCTTTTCATCGGTCTTCACCGTGACAAAACCAAAGCCTCGACATTTGCCGGTTTTTTTGTCGGCAATTAGCTTGACAGAGACCAGATCAGCGGTAAAGTCAGCGAAAACATTTTCAAACTCCTGCCGCTCTAAATCTTTGGAAAGGTTACCAACGTAAAGGCGAATTGACATTTGAGATACCTCTGGTGTTCTAAAAACAAAGGGCAAAAAGTGAAATCGATAACCTTACCGAAGAAAATTTGAATGGCAGGGCAATCACCACCTACAGCAGCCCTATTTACGCTGTTGACTCCCATCAGAATCGCAGATTTTGCCCTGAAAAACCTAAGAAAGTTGGATTGAAACGTTAAATCTAATCCTTCAGCAGCTTAACAAAACTTACTTGGTAAGATCGCCCCCAGGCCTTAGAGACCACCGGGGATCACCTCAAAACCCCAATCACAGGTGGATGAAGTAGGCGGTTGCCCTGGAAAGCAGCAACTCACCCAGTCTTCCTACTATCTCAGAAGCCACTCGGCTTTATCATCTCCCTAAGGAAAGACCTAACATCCTGTAGGCCGCTAGCTAAGCACTTTTGAGTGACGAAACGTTGATGCTCCATCATTGTGTTTGTCAATTATCAAGGTAACACGTTAGATGCCCCACAACGGGTGCAGCCGTGAACCAAAATAAGATCCCAAATAAAAACCAGCCAACAAGGGCTGGTTCATTTGCTGTGTTGAGAGTAGGAGAACCCATTACCTAACCATTCACCGGGGGCAACCAAGGGCGGTTGCCTGGGAACCCAGGCATGTGTTTCTGTAAACTAATGTAACATTCTTGTGCGACTGTGGCAACACAACTTTTCGGGTCATCCCCCTCTGAAAATGGTGACAATGCCTATCAGGCTGCTCCCCAGGCTGAGCAGGGTGACCCAGGCCGGGCCGTAGGCTTGAAAGCGATGGCGGGAGTCGAGCTGAATCTGGTGGATGTCGATCCACAGCATGCCGCCACCGTAGCGCCCCCAGCCAGTGAGGGTAACCATCCGTCCTAGCCAATCTGAAGGGTGACGACGCTGAAACAGCCCCTGAAGGCTGCCCAGGGGAACGGGGTTAACCAGCTTTACCAGCCCCGATGCGTCGTCGAGGTAGAGTTCTTGGCAGCCCCCGTTGGCCAGGCCGGGCAGGCCATGGAGCTGACCCCGCAGCGTTACGGGCTTCCCCCGGACTGGTAAATCTGAGGTGTTGTGCAGGAGTCCCACAACCGTGTCTGAGGCTGCGGGGTCGGGTGATCCGGGGGATGGTAGGTTACCTAGATCGGGAAATAGGGTATTGATCCGCAGCAGTAGACCGAGGCCCAGCCCTAGGCACAGTCCTCCTACGAGCACGCTGGGGTCTTGGTAGAGCCAGCTCAGGCGCTGCCAGCCCAGCCGATTGACAATGCCGCCCACAAACCATAGGGCCATGGCAATGCCGCCCCCCAGCAGCAGTCCGGCCAGAGGTCCCTTTTGCAGCAGCAGCAGAGATATCGAAAAATTGGTGGCATGCTGATTGTTCAAGGGCAGAGTCACCGGTAGGGTCTGCTGCCGGAGAGTGGCCTGGTGGTTTAGAGCTAGCAGGCGCTCTCCAAGGGCGGGGTGGGAGGCGCTGACTCGCAGCCACTGGCGGTAGGGGTTGAGGCCGTCTACGGATACTAGGGTAGCGATGGTGAGAGCACGATCCGTGCTGCAATCTTGGAGGGAATCGTTCGCTGGGGCAGTTCTCTGGCGATCGCCCCCCCCGCGCTCCAGCAAACTGCCTGGGGTAATGGCCTGGCGACCGCTGACGGGCATTAAAACCTCCAGGCTGGTATACAAGGGATAGAGGGTACCCCGCCGCTGCAGATCACGGGCGATCGCCTGGGTCAATTGCAGTAATCCCTCGGCCAGGTGGTCGGGATGCTGGGTGAGGGCAACGGCGCGGCGATCGCCCCAGCTACAGCACAGCCGCGACAGCCACAGCACCAGCTGCCTCAGCAGCCAAAACAGGCCATACAGAACGCTAGACAGGACACCTAAAAAAAAGCGTCCCAGGGGCTGGGTTATTGTGTCTCCCAGCCGTGCCAGGCGGCGGTAGCCCGTGTGCAGCAGCAGCAGGGGGAATCCCGTCGATGACAGCACCGAGACGCTGCCATTTACCATGCGGGCCAGCTCATAACCGTACAGTGCCCCTAGGACTGCATCGGAGCTCTGGTCTAACAGGCCCTGGCTGACCACGATGCGAGTATTGCGCGCCAGCCAACCGTAGCTAAAACAGAGGCAGGCCGGATCTGAAATCACCCGCAGCTCCGGTAGCTGCCAACCCTGCTGACGGCAGATCTGGCGCAACAGGCGCAGGGCCGCGGGGCTGTGCCCCTGAAGCTGGCGCGTGGACAGGGGCTTCTGGCCATACCAGGCCGTCAGGGCAAAATCCATCATCCACGGGCTGGCCAGGGCTAGCAGCACCAGCCCGCCGACTATCCAAACGGTGTAGTTCTGGGCGGCTCCCGGGAGACCGAGCTGTACCGGCCATCGAATCGATCGCAGCAGTCCATCCCCTGCTCTAACGACACCATGGATGCCCCAGTTGCTGAGCCAGAGAAGGGCGATCGCCGTCAGTCCCTGGGCCAGCCACAGACCCAGCGGTTGCCGCGGCAGCGGGGATTGCCCCCCAGCGCTGGGAGCCGGTACTGGGCGCTCACCTCTCCCAGGGCGAGGGCTGGGGGCTGGGGGCGGCTGACTGTCTGAGGGGGGAGGGGCGATCGCATCGGTTTGCCCCGTCCCAAGCTGCTGGTTGAGCTGCTGAAAGTGAAAGAGGGATTGATGCGCTGCCGCCGCCGGCTCTTGGGCAACCGGGGGAGCCAAATCATCTATGTCGGCTGGGGTTGTCAACGGCGGGGCCGGGTCTGGGGGCGGTGGCGGAGATGACCGCGGGGGCAGGGGGCCAGAGCTTGCCAACGGAACGAAGCCGCTTAAATCTACCCTAGACGGAGGCGGGGGCAACGGCTGCGCCGCAGCCGTTTTGGTCTCCGCCAGGGGAGCGTTTATCGCCTCTTCGGGCGGC from Nodosilinea sp. PGN35 encodes the following:
- a CDS encoding RNA-binding protein; this encodes MSIRLYVGNLSKDLERQEFENVFADFTADLVSVKLIADKKTGKCRGFGFVTVKTDEKADEIVEKLNGQELADLPIKIEKALPRTKPEGEGDARVGSGEPNGKRSAKGGGRKSSQPATATTSTSVQPDPRWAGELEKLKQMLAAQTTSS
- a CDS encoding CPBP family intramembrane glutamic endopeptidase, which produces MSNFFGVKLPWAKLADCPPLVRVVVFLLVVVVLWAPVALPLYALASRGLLPGGDLVPTALLYGVFLLVLPRWERQVRGETQPWAQIGFAGSRALSRGMVAGALIGAVSLVLLAAVQVGLGWAVLAADGARGVELLQTALVGALAATAVGWSEEVLFRGWLLRELEQGWSPGVALGATGLIFAVAHFIKPLDAILALLPQLVGLLLLGLVLGWARRIPVGPGKTGLGHPVGLHAGLVWGYYLLEVGNLLQTTEAVPAWVTGLDGNPLAGLLGLTLLSGLGVLVFRWSRSSR
- the clpS gene encoding ATP-dependent Clp protease adapter ClpS gives rise to the protein MSVETIERPTTSTVRKPAPRYRVLLHNDPVNSMEYVVESLLKVVPSLTMPQAVDIMMQAHTAGVALVITCALEHAEFYSEGLCSLGLTSTIEPDE
- a CDS encoding M48 family metalloprotease, yielding MAQPTDPKTPAQKSGQPPTPSAERVYQRAVAAYKEKQYAQALGLFKRLTQLPPDSPYRLKALMGQVRVYQRLDQVEQARSSCQALLNSASPQAHRWAHQVLGQLSKGPPEEAINAPLAETKTAAAQPLPPPPSRVDLSGFVPLASSGPLPPRSSPPPPPDPAPPLTTPADIDDLAPPVAQEPAAAAHQSLFHFQQLNQQLGTGQTDAIAPPPSDSQPPPAPSPRPGRGERPVPAPSAGGQSPLPRQPLGLWLAQGLTAIALLWLSNWGIHGVVRAGDGLLRSIRWPVQLGLPGAAQNYTVWIVGGLVLLALASPWMMDFALTAWYGQKPLSTRQLQGHSPAALRLLRQICRQQGWQLPELRVISDPACLCFSYGWLARNTRIVVSQGLLDQSSDAVLGALYGYELARMVNGSVSVLSSTGFPLLLLHTGYRRLARLGDTITQPLGRFFLGVLSSVLYGLFWLLRQLVLWLSRLCCSWGDRRAVALTQHPDHLAEGLLQLTQAIARDLQRRGTLYPLYTSLEVLMPVSGRQAITPGSLLERGGGDRQRTAPANDSLQDCSTDRALTIATLVSVDGLNPYRQWLRVSASHPALGERLLALNHQATLRQQTLPVTLPLNNQHATNFSISLLLLQKGPLAGLLLGGGIAMALWFVGGIVNRLGWQRLSWLYQDPSVLVGGLCLGLGLGLLLRINTLFPDLGNLPSPGSPDPAASDTVVGLLHNTSDLPVRGKPVTLRGQLHGLPGLANGGCQELYLDDASGLVKLVNPVPLGSLQGLFQRRHPSDWLGRMVTLTGWGRYGGGMLWIDIHQIQLDSRHRFQAYGPAWVTLLSLGSSLIGIVTIFRGG
- a CDS encoding mechanosensitive ion channel, with amino-acid sequence MIDFFSLTLLQVTQPGAQPAPLPNPVESPSRFVQEASGQLGRFLPSLIWAIALLLLGWIVATVVALAVRNLLRRTSLDDRIANWALGRPADQPIAIEKWISTLVYWVIFLFAIVASLNALNLAGVSTPLNNFLDQIFLYLPRIGGALLLLGLAWLAATLVRSLVINGLGRFNLDDRLAQQAGLEEGRSPIVLNETIGNVLYWFILLLFIPLILSALQLPGLLAPVEGLINSFLQAIPRIVTAGIVLAIGWVIARIVRGVVTNLLLATGVDQLGRRLGLQTSSTGGVSLASLAGTLAYVLVLIPAVVAALNELNIDAISAPAIVMLERVLTAIPQIIMAGIVVAAAYVVGRFVGDLVTSVLRGAGFDSIMGILGLPELNLGTGATVQPGLDAEGRPMATVQTPSRTPSEIVGIITLVAIVLFGAVTATEILNFAGLTDIVRAILRIGARVLSGVVVFAVGLYLANLAFRLVNAMGTGQAKVLAQAARIAILIFVGAMALQQMGVAPDIVNLAFGLLLGSIAVAIAIAFGLGGRDVAADQLRDWLAAFRQRQ
- the ppk1 gene encoding polyphosphate kinase 1, with protein sequence MATVERRSAKAALDFSDPQYYISRELSWIEFNRRVLHEALDDRTPLLEALKFLAIFSTNLDEYFMVRVAALKQQIEAQVTRRSPDGRSPQEHLDAISRALRPIVEQQHQTFTTELRQQMAQAGIWLLDYDDLTAAQQTYCRDYFEEQIFPVLTPLAVDPGHPFPYISNLSLNLAVVVEDPRTQQPHFARVKVPRVLPRFIPLPEPKGKKREDGPGRWRGVPLEQVIAANLSALFPGMVVQEHYSFRITRNADLAVEEDEADDLMLAIEQELRKRRRGGSAVRMEIQRATPGPVRAMLMEELGLAETDVYDIDGLLGLGDLMTFMALPLPDLKTPSWTATVPAALDSLNPPGVDDDDTALETAEDLFSLLRRQELLVHHPYHSFSATVQRFITQAAHDPQVLAIKMTLYRTSGDSPIVNSLISAAENGKQVTVLVELKARFDEENNINWARKLEQSGVHVVYGLVGLKTHCKVTLIVRREGSQIRRYYHIGTGNYNPKTARLYTDLGLLSARDDVGADISDLFNYLTGYSRQQVYRQLLVAPLTLRQRLVSLIEHEIACQKKGKDGRIILKMNSLVDPSLIALLYQASQAGVEIDLIVRGICCLRPGVPEVSDRIRVISIVGQFLEHSRILYFRQGGQEVVLLGSADWMPRNLDRRVEVMVPITDAALQEELTAMLKSCLQDNRQAWDMAADGSYSQRRPAANEETRSVQVQLMAAAARASAG
- a CDS encoding SRPBCC family protein; the encoded protein is MSTRQVFEHSISIRASASQVEQCLTRQDLMHRWLNPALRCEPIGDWSTELGAKSRFVIQVPLWQPTLISTVVERGPGLIVWAFQGFFSGCDRWECQPHATGTQLLNRFEFEIPNPLVQVGFNWFAADWTQRDMAAQLRRLKQVAETFTNRC